One Bombus fervidus isolate BK054 chromosome 5, iyBomFerv1, whole genome shotgun sequence DNA window includes the following coding sequences:
- the LOC139987439 gene encoding odorant receptor 4-like, which produces MVCFICAPQTINLPKIAGDSDLVVENLSTNITVMVSVMKTLTVWINGMLFKYTFMIDRDIDLNYVYGWNYNMLKFMGIWPEERKWNRPSSYFVLLPCIVMVCFICAPQTINLLIIAGDSDLVIENLSTNITITISLMKTMAVWMKGKPLKSLLRCMANDWDTVTNNADREKMVNIAKITKKITIRSILLANIVVVAFLPARLSSMIYNDKELFYRGYYPYNTTISPNFELTLIGQFMAALYAAITYTTVDTFVVLLIFHVCGQLSILRDDLRKIHSYDNKNVELTLQKIVQKHVYINRFADTIENSFNMMLLFQMLGCTTQLCSQTYQVITSLGEEAIEHMILQITFLLIYVIYVMLQLLLYCYMGEKLTVESTEIANTAYNAEWYDLPPKNARWLVIIMCRARSSPLQITAGRFCWFTLVLYSQVLKTSMGYVSVLLAMKNK; this is translated from the exons ATGGTGTGCTTCATTTGTGCTCCACAAACAATTAACCTTCCGAAGATCGCCGGTGATTCTGATCTGGTGGTCGAGAATCTGTCGACTAACATTACCGTCATGGTTTCCGTTATGAAGACTCTGACTGTTTGGATCAACGGCATGC tttttaagtacACGTTTATGATAGATAGAGATATAGATTTAAACTATGTGTACGGTTGGAACTACAACATGCTGAAGTTTATGGGTATCTGGCCGGAAGAGAGGAAATGGAACCGACCTTCCAGTTACTTCGTTCTGTTGCCGTGTATCGTGATGGTGTGCTTCATTTGTGCTCCACAAACTATTAATCTTCTGATAATCGCGGGTGACTCTGATCTGGTGATCGAGAATCTATCGACGAACATTACTATCACGATTTCGCTTATGAAGACTATGGCTGTTTGGATGAAAGGCAAAC CATTAAAGTCTTTGCTGAGATGCATGGCCAATGACTGGGACACAGTGACGAACAATGCCGATCGAGAAAAAATGGTGAACATCGCGAAGATCACTAAAAAGATTACGATAAGAAGCATACTGCTGGCCAACATCGTGGTTGTAGCTTTTTTGCCTGCACGATTGTCCAGCATGATATACAACGACAAAGAACTGTTTTACCGTGGTTACTATCCTTACAACACTACGATCAGTCCAAATTTCGAATTGACATTAATCGGTCAATTCATGGCTGCTCTTTATGCAGCCATAACCTATACAACGGTCGATACTTTTGTCGTCCTGCTGATTTTTCATGTTTGTGGACAACTTTCGATTCTGAGAGACGATCTAAGGAAAATCCATTCGTATGATAACAAAAATGTAGAATTGACATTACAGAAGATCGTCCAAaaacatgtatatattaatag gtTCGCGGATACGATAGAGAATTCTTTCAACATGATGCTTCTGTTTCAAATGCTCGGTTGCACCACTCAGCTATGCTCTCAGACTTATCAAGTTATTACG tcACTTGGAGAGGAAGCGATAGAACATATGATTTTGCAAATTACGTTCCTGTTGATATACGTAATTTACGTGATGTTGCAATTGCTCTTATATTGTTACATGGGCGAAAAGCTAACTGTCGAG AGTACAGAAATTGCCAACACGGCGTACAATGCCGAATGGTACGATTTACCTCCCAAGAATGCAAGATGGCTTGTAATTATCATGTGCCGTGCCAGGTCTTCACCCTTACAAATTACAGCAGGCAGATTTTGTTGGTTTACTTTAGTTCTATACTCTCAG GTCTTAAAAACCTCGATGGGGTATGTATCTGTTCTACTcgcaatgaaaaataaataa
- the LOC141445762 gene encoding odorant receptor 4-like: MEHIIFQISFLLIFVSYVMLQLFLYCYMGEKLAAESTEIANIAYNTKWYNLPPKNARWLIIIMCRARSSPLQITAGRFCSFTFALYCQVLKTSMGYVSVLHAMKNQ, from the exons ATGGAAcacataatttttcaaatttcgttcCTGTTAATATTCGTATCTTACGTTATGTTACAACTGTTCCTATATTGTTACATGGGAGAAAAACTAGCAGCCGAG aGTACAGAAATAGCTAACATAGCCTATAACACCAAATGGTACAATTTACCACCCAAGAATGCAAGATGgcttataattattatgtgTCGTGCCAGGTCTTCACCCTTGCAAATTACAGCAGGCAGATTTTGTTCGTTTACTTTCGCGCTCTATTGCCAG GTCTTAAAAACGTCAATGGGGTATGTTTCTGTCCTACACGCAATGAAAAATCAATAA
- the LOC139987178 gene encoding odorant receptor 13a-like: protein MVYNASLLRWSGLTYCQSDQSNRQGVSEADLGALQPTTIPYNISMSQNFEIAWPGQFMGSVLTAICYSCFDTFLAVLVLYLCGQLTVLRMALEDPANVTKKNNYARFYERLGFIVNQDNRLSRFAVIVEDLFNFTILARVKICTLSYCLTGCRMITSVNRMQADVPIVGMIFFIINVIYTVLHLLIYGHVREMLRGQSAGVGQSAYDCNCYLPPKDVISLIIVMCRAKVSFQITAEKFSSFSFELFDTVNQTIMELNYFFLHFYKHLYMHLKSSE from the exons ATGGTGTACAATGCCAGCTTGTTGCGATGGTCAGGTCTAACATATTGTCAAAGCGATCAG AGTAATAGACAAGGCGTGTCAGAAGCTGATCTAGGAGCACTTCAACCAACCACGATCCCTTACAACATTAGCATGAGTCAAAATTTTGAGATCGCATGGCCGGGACAATTCATGGGCTCGGTGTTAACCGCGATATGCTATTCTTGTTTCGACACGTTCCTTGCGGTTCTCGTGTTATACTTGTGCGGTCAATTAACTGTTCTTAGGATGGCTCTCGAGGATCCAGCTAACGTGacgaaaaagaataattacgCAAGGTTCTATGAACGACTGGGATTCATTGTGAACCAGGACAATCGGTTGTCTAG GTTTGCCGTGATCGTGGAAGATCTTTTCAACTTCACGATACTCGCTCGGGTTAAAATCTGCACGTTGTCGTATTGTCTGACTGGATGCCGTATGATAACC tcCGTAAATCGGATGCAAGCGGACGTTCCAATAGTTGGAATGATATTTTTCATCATAAACGTAATTTATACTGTGCTGCATCTTCTCATTTATGGCCATGTGCGTGAAATGCTTCGTGGACAA AGTGCTGGTGTTGGACAATCAGCGTACGATTGCAACTGCTATTTACCACCGAAGGACgtgatttcattaattatcgTGATGTGTCGAGCGAAAGTATCGTTTCAAATAACAGCTGAAAAATTCAGTTCCTTCTCCTTCGAACTCTTTGATACTGTGAATCAAACGATCATGgaactaaattattttttcttgcacttttacaaacatttatatatGCATCTGAAGAGTtcagaataa
- the LOC139987440 gene encoding uncharacterized protein: MTDSDIDVKYMYGWNYYMLRFMGIWPEERKWYRAYSYLVLLPCIMMLCFVCAPQTVNLSLIAGDSDLVIENLSTNITITLSLMKTIVIWFRGKSLRPLIQSIVNDWGTVTNESERETMVNIAIITRKTTMRSTLMVNIVVLAFLPARLSNIRYSDNALFFRGYFPYNTSISPNFELTIIGQFVATVYAANTYTAIDTFVVLLIFHVCGQLSNLRDDLRKIHSYDKKDVETKLQKIIQKHEYINRFATTIESSFNMMLLLQMLGCTIQICSQSYQVIMIEYLFMVDLNNVYAWNYNLLKFMGIWPEERKWNRSSSYLVLLPCIIMLCFACIPQTINLPMIARDSDLVIENLSTNITVMVSLMKTLTVWINGIPLKSLLRYIANDWDAVTNNTERETMVNIARITKKITIGSTLMVNVVILAFVPARLSSMKNNDITLFLRGYFPYNTSVSPNFELTMIGQYMAAIYAANTYTTVDTLVVLLIFHVCGQLSILKQDLGKIHSYDKKNIEIKMQKIVEKHEYINRFAGRIEDSFNLMLLLQMLSCTIQICSQFYQVITSLGENTMEHIILQISFLLIFVSYVMLQLFLYCYMGEKLAAESTEIANIAYNTKWYNLPLKNARCLVLIMCRATSSPLQITAGRFCSFTFALYCQVLKTSMGYVSVLYAMKNK, encoded by the exons ATGACAGATAGTGATATAGACGTAAAGTATATGTACGGTTGGAACTATTACATGCTGAGATTTATGGGTATCTGGCCGGAAGAGAGGAAATGGTACCGAGCTTACAGTTACCTCGTTCTTTTACCGTGTATCATGATGCTATGCTTCGTATGTGCTCCACAAACTGTTAATCTCTCGTTAATCGCGGGTGACTCTGATTTGGTGATCGAGAATCTATCGACTAACATTACCATCACGCTATCGCTTATGAAGACAATAGTTATTTGGTTCAGAGGCAAAT CATTAAGACCTCTGATACAGAGCATAGTCAACGATTGGGGCACAGTGACGAACGAATCCGAGCGAGAAACAATGGTGAACATCGCGATAATCACCAGAAAGACTACAATGAGGAGCACATTGATGGTTAACATCGTAGTTCTCGCTTTTCTGCCTGCACGACTATCTAACATAAGATACAGCGACAATGCACTGTTCTTTCGTGGCTATTTCCCCTACAACACTAGCATAAGTCCAAATTTCGAATTGACGATAATCGGTCAATTCGTCGCTACTGTTTATGCAGCGAATACCTACACAGCTATAGATACTTTCGTCGTCCTGTTGATTTTTCACGTCTGTGGGCAGCTTTCGAATTTGAGAGACGATTTACGGAAGATTCATTCGTACGATAAAAAAGATGTAGAAACGAAGTTGCAGAAAATTATTCAGAAGCATGAATATATTAACAG GTTCGCGACAACGATAGAGAGTTCTTTCAACATGATGCTTCTGCTTCAAATGCTGGGCTGCACTATTCAAATATGCTCTCAGTCTTATCAAGTCATTATG ATAGAGTACCTATTTATGGTAGATTTAAACAATGTGTACGCTTGGAATTACAACCTGCTGAAGTTTATGGGTATCTGGCCGGAGGAGAGGAAATGGAATCGATCTTCCAGTTATCTCGTTCTATTACCGTGTATCATAATGCTGTGCTTCGCATGTATTCCACAAACAATAAACCTTCCGATGATCGCCCGTGACTCTGATCTGGTGATCGAGAATCTATCGACTAACATTACCGTCATGGTTTCCCTTATGAAGACTCTGACTGTTTGGATCAACGGCATAC CGTTAAAGTCTCTACTGAGATACATAGCCAATGACTGGGACGCAGTGACGAATAATACGGAACGAGAAACAATGGTGAACATCGCGAGGATCACTAAAAAGATCACAATAGGAAGCACATTGATGGTCAACGTCGTAATTCTCGCTTTTGTGCCTGCACGATTGTCTAGCATGAAAAACAACGACATTACACTATTCCTTCGCGGCTATTTTCCGTACAACACTAGCGTCAGTCCAAATTTCGAATTGACGATGATCGGTCAATACATGGCTGCTATTTATGCAGCGAATACGTACACAACTGTAGATACTCTCGTCGTCCTACTGATTTTCCATGTCTGCGGACAGCTTTCGATTTTGAAACAAGATTTAGGGAAGATTCATTCGTacgataagaaaaatatagaaataaagatgcagAAGATCGTCGAAAAgcatgaatatataaatag GTTCGCGGGAAGGATAGAGGATTCCTTTAACCTGATGCTTCTGCTTCAAATGCTGAGCTGCACCATTCAGATATGCTCTCAGTTTTACCAAGTTATTACG TCGTTAGGAGAGAATACAATGGAACAcataattttgcaaatttcgTTCCTGTTAATATTCGTATCTTACGTTATGTTGCAACTGTTCCTATATTGTTACATGGGAGAAAAACTAGCAGCAGAG AGTACAGAAATAGCTAACATAGCCTATAACACCAAATGGTACAATTTACCTTTGAAGAATGCAAGATGTCTTGTACTTATTATGTGCCGTGCCACGTCTTCACCCTTACAAATTACAGCAGGCAGATtttgttcctttacttttgCGCTTTACTGTCAA GTCCTAAAAACCTCGATGGGGTACGTTTCTGTTCTATAcgcaatgaaaaat
- the LOC139987173 gene encoding odorant receptor coreceptor-like, protein MEYMIFQITFLLLYVVYVMLQLFLYCYMGEKLAAESTEIANTAYYTEWYNLPPKSARWLVIIMCRARSSPLQITAGKFCWFTLALYSQVSSVNEF, encoded by the exons ATGGAATACATGATTTTCCAAATTACGTTTCTGTTGTTATACGTAGTTTACGTGATGTTGCAATTGTTCCTATATTGTTACATGGGAGAAAAACTAGCAGCCGAG AGTACGGAAATAGCTAACACGGCGTACTATACCGAATGGTACAATTTACCTCCTAAGAGTGCAAGATGGCTTGTAATTATTATGTGCCGTGCCAGATCTTCGCCGTTACAAATTACAGCAGGCAAATTTTGTTGGTTTActctagcgctatattctcAGGTAAGTAGTGTAAACGAGTTCTAA